TTTTAGGTCTGGATTTACTGGGGGTGAGCCATGAGTTTCATCGTCTCCAATAACGTTATTGTCAGCATCTAAACTCTCATCTTCGTTCTTTCCAATAACGTTATTGGAAGTTTTTTCTGATTCCGATTCTTGTTCCCCAATAATATTATTGTCATCATCTAATTTATCGGTTTCATCTTTGACAACATCATCCTGAGCAGCATCCTCTGAGTCCAATTCATGTTTTCCAATAACGTTATTGGAAGATAAAACCGCTTCTTTGCGCTCGTGTTGCAAACGGCGCAGTAATGGCGGAATTTCCTCAATACTTCGACCTAGCTTGAGAGCCAGCAGTTGCAATATGCCTTCAGTTTCTTCAACTGGGTTGAGGTCTGCTCGAAGTAAGTTTTCTATAAGTGCAAATTGAAAAGCTGCGTTGTCGTCTAACTCTCTAATGACGACGGGGACAACTTTCAGCCCAATACTTAAGGCAGCACGATAGCGGCGCTCTCCTGCTACTAATTCGTGTTTTGATCCATCAAGGGGGCGTACTAAAATGGGTTGCAGGATGCCATGCTGTTTGATAGATTCAGTTAACTGTTTTAATGCCTCGGAGTCAAAGTAACGACGCGGTTGATTCGGCGGCAGAGAAATCTGCTCTAATGGCATGGACACTTGAGAATCAGCGTTGTTTATGCCTGTAGTGTCCCAAGGTACTTCAATTTTACTTTTGAGGGGCTGGCTGGCTTTAGTGTGTCTCATTTTAAGGATTCTATGCTAACGGCTATTTTTTTCAAGATTGCAACAGATGGGTGCTTTGGTTCATACACAGCTAGGGGCATTCGTTCTTCTGAAGCATCAACAAAAGCAGTGGAGCGAGGAATGGGGGCAAAGACTGTTCCGGCGCTGGCTAGTTGTTCGGTGATGGCTGCTAGGGTACGAGTGTCCTGGGAGTTACGGGCATCGTATTTTGTAGGCACAAACCCGGCTATTTGCAGTTTGCGGTTGGGTTTATTGCGTACTGTAGCGACCGTTTTTAAGAGTTCGCCTGTTCCCTCAAAGGCTTTGAAATGGGTTTCCAGAGGCACGAGAACATGAGTAGCTGCTACAAGCGAGATGTAACTTAACAGCCCTAAGCTGGGAGGGCAATCAATGAGGATGAAATCGTAATTGTCTTCAATTGGTTCAATAGCCTCTTTAAGCCGGAAATCGCGCATGGAAGCATTAACCAATTGCATTTCTGCCGTAGAAAGAGAGATATTAGCTGGGGCTAAATCCATACCATGAATCCCCTCAATAATTGGCAGAGGTTGTTCATCCACAATGGCATTGTTGACAGTTTGCTCTATGTCTCTTGGAACCTTGCCCATAAAGATAGTTAAGCTGGCTTGGGGGTCTATGTCGATGAGCAGGACGCGATGACCCAGTTGTGCTATTTGGTAGCCCAAGTT
This sequence is a window from Nostoc sphaeroides. Protein-coding genes within it:
- a CDS encoding ParA family protein, with amino-acid sequence MSRIIAVFNQAGGVAKTTLTQNLGYQIAQLGHRVLLIDIDPQASLTIFMGKVPRDIEQTVNNAIVDEQPLPIIEGIHGMDLAPANISLSTAEMQLVNASMRDFRLKEAIEPIEDNYDFILIDCPPSLGLLSYISLVAATHVLVPLETHFKAFEGTGELLKTVATVRNKPNRKLQIAGFVPTKYDARNSQDTRTLAAITEQLASAGTVFAPIPRSTAFVDASEERMPLAVYEPKHPSVAILKKIAVSIESLK